A stretch of the Azospirillum brasilense genome encodes the following:
- a CDS encoding quinoprotein dehydrogenase-associated SoxYZ-like carrier translates to MTTPHRIIVTLSGLTLAGAAWLCLGSVGALAASPQEERWDMLRDMYFSGRSVEDAGPLLSLEAPKRANDAAVVPVRIVTAPGGGVQVTAVHLIVDENPVPMAATFRFAHGDSPQAVDTRLRVNAYTNITAVAETSDGRLLRTTQFVKASGGCSAPALKNAQLAVARMGKMKLNLPDSITAGKPLTAQLLISHPNYTGMQYDQLNYYFIPAHYVKTIAIRYNGASVLDVQSDISLSEDPSIHFSLVPDEQGTLEVTAEDSNGRIFQESWPIRANSGS, encoded by the coding sequence ATGACCACACCGCACCGGATCATCGTCACGCTGTCGGGATTGACGCTGGCGGGCGCCGCCTGGCTGTGCCTGGGCAGCGTGGGCGCTCTGGCGGCCTCGCCGCAGGAGGAACGCTGGGACATGCTGCGCGACATGTATTTCTCGGGCCGCAGCGTCGAAGATGCCGGTCCGCTCCTCAGCCTGGAGGCGCCGAAGCGGGCCAACGACGCGGCGGTCGTGCCCGTCCGGATCGTGACGGCGCCGGGAGGCGGGGTCCAGGTGACCGCGGTCCATCTCATCGTCGATGAGAATCCCGTGCCGATGGCCGCGACCTTCCGTTTCGCCCACGGCGACAGCCCGCAGGCGGTCGACACCCGTCTGCGGGTGAACGCCTACACCAACATCACCGCCGTCGCGGAGACCAGCGACGGGCGGCTGCTCCGCACCACGCAATTCGTCAAGGCGTCCGGAGGATGCTCCGCTCCGGCGCTGAAAAACGCCCAGCTCGCCGTCGCCCGCATGGGCAAGATGAAGCTGAACCTGCCCGACAGCATCACCGCCGGGAAGCCGCTGACCGCGCAACTGCTGATCAGCCATCCCAACTACACCGGCATGCAGTACGACCAACTCAACTACTATTTCATCCCCGCCCACTACGTGAAAACCATCGCCATCCGCTACAACGGGGCGTCGGTGCTCGATGTGCAATCGGACATTTCGTTGAGCGAGGACCCCAGCATCCATTTCTCCCTGGTGCCGGACGAGCAGGGAACGCTGGAGGTCACCGCCGAGGATTCGAACGGGCGGATCTTCCAGGAAAGCTGGCCGATCCGCGCCAACTCCGGTTCGTGA
- the pqqA gene encoding pyrroloquinoline quinone precursor peptide PqqA, which produces MKTWRKPKIRVIAVGTEINAYACAQL; this is translated from the coding sequence ATGAAGACCTGGCGCAAACCGAAAATCCGTGTGATCGCCGTCGGCACCGAAATAAACGCCTACGCCTGCGCCCAGCTTTGA
- a CDS encoding RibD family protein, which translates to MAARVLRLFPGPPEEVALAGLYVADALHTLGSAAAPFVYASFVGSLDGRIAVPDTVTGESHLPSEIISGNDFRLFLELQAQADCLVTHGGYLRDLAAGRLDDVLQIGTRATDRDLARWRRENGLSAQPAIVIASASLDFPVPESVIRERQRVLVATGRQAPRDRVDALRARGYPVIIAGDGASVEGAPLVRELGTLGFRSVYLLTGPRMLSTMLRDGMLSRLYLTIAHRVVGGEGFHTMATGPRLEGAGRLRLSSLYYDNAAPDGAGQWFARFEPLRPT; encoded by the coding sequence ATGGCTGCGCGTGTGCTGAGGCTTTTTCCGGGACCGCCCGAAGAGGTGGCGCTGGCCGGGCTCTATGTGGCCGATGCGCTGCACACCCTGGGCAGCGCCGCGGCGCCGTTCGTCTATGCGAGTTTCGTCGGCAGCCTCGACGGGCGCATCGCCGTACCGGACACCGTGACCGGAGAAAGCCATCTTCCCAGCGAAATCATCAGCGGGAACGATTTCCGCCTGTTCCTTGAATTGCAGGCCCAGGCGGATTGCCTCGTCACGCACGGCGGCTATCTGCGCGACCTCGCGGCGGGCCGGTTGGACGACGTGTTGCAGATCGGGACGCGGGCCACGGACCGCGACCTTGCGCGGTGGCGGCGGGAGAACGGCCTGTCCGCCCAGCCCGCCATTGTGATCGCCAGCGCCAGCCTGGACTTCCCCGTGCCGGAGTCGGTGATCCGAGAAAGGCAGCGCGTTCTGGTTGCGACCGGCCGGCAGGCCCCGCGCGACCGGGTCGACGCGCTGAGGGCGCGCGGCTATCCGGTGATCATCGCCGGAGACGGTGCGTCCGTGGAGGGCGCGCCTCTGGTCCGGGAACTCGGCACGCTCGGCTTTCGCAGCGTGTATCTGCTGACCGGTCCCCGCATGCTGTCCACGATGCTGCGGGACGGGATGCTGTCGCGTCTCTACCTCACCATCGCCCACCGCGTGGTGGGTGGCGAGGGCTTTCACACCATGGCGACGGGCCCCCGGTTGGAAGGCGCCGGCCGTCTGCGCCTGTCGTCGCTGTACTACGACAACGCGGCGCCGGATGGGGCGGGCCAATGGTTCGCCCGGTTCGAGCCGTTGCGTCCGACGTGA